From the Lathyrus oleraceus cultivar Zhongwan6 chromosome 4, CAAS_Psat_ZW6_1.0, whole genome shotgun sequence genome, one window contains:
- the LOC127136597 gene encoding GBF-interacting protein 1-like — MFTKPVCNNTADDTCIASTDSDENETVLPPSPSKNEKSRSMNSTSNPNAIQKSNEVECYRLSDPLQLSSSLSLNSSLRSPQDVYKTANVTEVLASEPYAQSTELRQHVTFPNHFQVPEAFKSGLTFGSFDTFSPSERSYSVTGRDNSSSPASETSPGNDEAVTSSNQSAPLTEHGGHVDYAHSSSYPVKTTLASEGISITDNDSKIEQPKQEVLLTPEGHPIPTNQSAQNYGLNLMSTMLGTHQVQFDGSELQAQETPHLPSFVTASSQAVSPSPTPLSSSDISNHSIPNDVIFELPSKLVCSSLGSMILR, encoded by the coding sequence ATGTTTACGAAACCTGTCTGTAATAATACTGCTGATGATACGTGCATAGCTTCAACGGACAGTGATGAAAATGAAACTGTGTTGCCCCCCTCACCATCCAAGAATGAAAAGTCCAGGTCAATGAATTCAACAAGCAACCCAAATGCCATACAGAAGTCAAATGAAGTTGAATGTTACCGGTTATCTGATCCCTTGCAACTCTCATCCTCTTTATCATTGAATAGCTCTTTGAGATCACCTCAAGATGTTTATAAGACAGCCAATGTCACAGAAGTCTTAGCTTCAGAACCTTATGCGCAATCAACTGAGTTGAGGCAACATGTTACTTTTCCAAACCATTTTCAAGTGCCCGAGGCTTTTAAAAGCGGTCTGACATTTGGAAGCTTCGATACTTTTAGTCCAAGTGAAAGATCTTATAGTGTAACTGGTCGTGACAATAGCAGTTCTCCCGCTTCTGAAACTTCTCCAGGGAATGACGAAGCTGTTACTTCTAGCAACCAAAGTGCGCCATTGACTGAACATGGAGGTCATGTTGATTATGCACATTCTTCATCTTATCCAGTTAAAACGACACTGGCTTCAGAAGGCATTTCTATAACTGATAATGATTCAAAGATTGAGCAACCAAAGCAGGAGGTATTGTTAACTCCTGAGGGCCATCCGATTCCGACTAATCAAAGTGCTCAAAACTATGGTTTGAATTTAATGTCTACCATGTTAGGGACTCATCAAGTTCAATTTGACGGTAGTGAGCTTCAGGCCCAAGAAACACCACACTTACCTTCATTTGTTACTGCAAGTTCACAGGCGGTGTCCCCTAGCCCAACCCCACTCTCATCTTCGGACATCTCTAATCATTCCATTCCAAATGATGTAATCTTTGAATTACCGTCCAAATTAGTTTGCTCCAGCTTAGGGTCCATGATCCTGCGATAA
- the LOC127074419 gene encoding uncharacterized protein LOC127074419: MLVVRIYLPYVAGALMVQSTPTACEKCLRNSLKGIGSVKNAKTQWKLKTRGRMPKNFFVKTTSMSQVSGKRLSDNIEVAPPAAKRQTLESSKGSSHVLGSSLLPAPAVPKAEARHPDQQSSQLPSDVESVLLQQVLNLTPEQLSSLPPDQQQQVIQLQQALKRDQMQPA, translated from the coding sequence ATGCTGGTCGTGAGGATCTACTTGCCATATGTTGCAGGTGCACTGATGGTGCAGAGCACACCTACTGCATGCGAGAAATGCTTGAGAAACTCCCTGAAGGGGATTGGTTCTGTGAAGAACGCCAAGACGCAGTGGAAGCTGAAAACAAGAGGCCGGATGCCGAAGAATTTTTTTGTAAAAACTACTTCCATGTCACAAGTTTCTGGCAAAAGACTTTCTGACAACATTGAAGTGGCTCCTCCAGCAGCAAAAAGGCAAACTCTTGAATCAAGCAAAGGATCATCCCATGTTCTTGGAAGTAGTTTATTACCTGCACCTGCAGTTCCTAAAGCAGAAGCGCGACACCCTGACCAACAATCTTCACAGCTTCCATCTGACGTGGAGTCTGTTTTGCTGCAACAAGTATTGAATCTAACACCGGAGCAATTGAGTTCCCTGCCACCAGATCAGCAACAACAGGTCATCCAACTCCAACAAGCTCTTAAGCGAGATCAGATGCAACCTGCATAA